A stretch of the Gossypium hirsutum isolate 1008001.06 chromosome D07, Gossypium_hirsutum_v2.1, whole genome shotgun sequence genome encodes the following:
- the LOC107954808 gene encoding protein PLASTID MOVEMENT IMPAIRED 2 isoform X2, translating into MDRKRYEDRRRIGSVKTAVNIYGEMILDGNSSLKKPQEDSPEPSSRVKQLHRARRDKNRYKESRKTAESELFSSRGTDKDLAFMVEEPKFKAKSRMSDIESLRKNGYLENKALDVDNRSLASYRYDEVMRELQVVKKELSQLKLDMESVMAEKARAKKEFEDSSFTMLSNAASAEALSKQIEAANEEHVLVELAQIEALKEVGETEAQREKEAGEFSFRMEETKKKMKDITEEIDQSKELETKLGVTLSNINHLQDELKQVKGQEEVVQKGDDGLKQQDDSFQSAEEVESSVSLELITKELEAAKKELALIKDESFQYMSSMDIIRNELKHVTEETARLKKTEEKADLKVQSLNSKLVRAKSKLEAVAATEEKAKSTVASLSLTLEQLRAEAEASKKEKMLVTEDTATIKAEIQKTESEIDLTEEKLQAAMQELEAVKSSEALALEKLRSLIEATMQSRASASNHSSTITISRFEYEYLTGHAVGAEEIADKKVAAAQAWIEALKASEREILMKTDIAHRELRELRVEEEHGVSLPANKNVDSQNRQSLLLRSMKSNGSSTPSRRAKHHKSTSPAISEGGSTEFMIKKKRKAAPNLSKFFNGKKVEKDE; encoded by the exons ATGGATAGGAAAAGGTATGAAGATAGACGAAGAATTGGGTCAGTTAAAACTGCTGTTAACATTTATGGAGAGATGATTTTGGATGGAAATTCTTCATTGAAGAAACCCCAGGAGGATTCTCCAGAG CCTTCTTCAAGAGTAAAGCAGCTTCATAGGGCAAGAAGGGACAAGAATAGATACAAAGAAAGTAGAAAAACTGCAGAATCAGAGCTCTTCAGTTCAAGGGGAACAGATAAGGATCTGGCTTTTATGGTTGAGGAACCAAAATTTAAGGCTAAATCAAGGATGAGTGATATTGAGTCTTTAAGGAAAAATGGGTACCTTGAAAACAAGGCGTTGGATGTGGACAACAGGAGTCTTGCAAGTTATCGGTATGACGAAGTGATGAGAGAACTGCAAGTGGTGAAAAAAGAATTGAGTCAGCTTAAGCTTGATATGGAATCTGTTATGGCAGAGAAAGCAAGAGCAAAGAAGGAATTTGAAGACTCAAGCTTTACAATGTTGTCAAATGCTGCCTCTGCTGAAGCACTTAGCAAACAAATTGAGGCAGCTAATGAGGAACATGTGCTGGTTGAATTGGCTCAGATTGAGGCTCTGAAAGAAGTTGGAGAAACTGAAGCTCAAAGAGAGAAAGAAGCCGGTGAATTCTCGTTTAGGATGGaggaaacaaagaagaaaatgaagGACATAACTGAAGAGATTGATCAGTCCAAAGAGTTGGAAACCAAATTGGGTGTCACTTTGTCTAATATTAATCACTTGCAAGATGAACTAAAGCAAGTTAAGGGACAAGAGGAAGTGGTTCAGAAAGGTGATGATGGCTTGAAGCAACAAGATGATAGTTTCCAAAGTGCTGAAGAAGTGGAATCTTCGGTTTCCTTGGAGTTGATCACAAAAGAATTGGAGGCAGCTAAGAAAGAATTGGCTTTAATTAAAGATGAAAGTTTTCAGTATATGTCCTCCATGGATATCATAAGAAATGAGCTGAAACATGTTACAGAAGAAACGGCAAGGTTGAAGAAAACGGAAGAAAAGGCAGATTTGAAAGTTCAAAGCCTCAATTCAAAGCTGGTGAGAGCCAAATCCAAGTTGGAAGCAGTGGCTGCAACTGAAGAGAAGGCTAAATCAACTGTGGCTAGCCTTTCCCTTACACTTGAACAGCTAAGGGCAGAAGCAGAGGCATCAAAGAAAGAGAAGATGCTTGTTACAGAAGACACTGCAACTATTAAGGCAGAAATTCAGAAAACTGAGTCTGAAATAGATTTAACGGAGGAAAAATTGCAGGCAGCTATGCAAGAACTTGAGGCAGTTAAGTCATCAGAAGCTTTAGCTCTAGAAAAGTTAAGATCTCTGATAGAGGCTACAATGCAATCTAGAGCTTCAGCATCTAACCATAGTTCCACAATCACAATCTCAAGATTTGAGTACGAGTATTTAACTGGACATGCAGTTGGAGCTGAAGAGATCGCAGATAAAAAGGTTGCGGCAGCTCAGGCATGGATTGAAGCTTTGAAGGCTAGTGAGAGAGAGATATTGATGAAAACTGATATAGCTCATAGAGAGCTTAGAGAgttgagagtggaggaggagcATGGGGTATCACTTCCAGCAAACAAAAATGTGGATTCACAAAATAGGCAATCACTTTTGCTTAGGTCCATGAAAAGCAATGGCAGTTCAACCCCATCACGAAGAGCAAAGCACCATAAATCCACATCGCCTGCAATATCGGAGGGTGGATCAACTGAATTCATgattaagaagaaaagaaaggcgGCACCAAATTTATCCAAGTTCTTTAATGGCAAGAAAGTTGAGAAAGATGAGTAA
- the LOC107954808 gene encoding protein PLASTID MOVEMENT IMPAIRED 2 isoform X1 produces the protein MDRKRYEDRRRIGSVKTAVNIYGEMILDGNSSLKKPQEDSPEKPSSRVKQLHRARRDKNRYKESRKTAESELFSSRGTDKDLAFMVEEPKFKAKSRMSDIESLRKNGYLENKALDVDNRSLASYRYDEVMRELQVVKKELSQLKLDMESVMAEKARAKKEFEDSSFTMLSNAASAEALSKQIEAANEEHVLVELAQIEALKEVGETEAQREKEAGEFSFRMEETKKKMKDITEEIDQSKELETKLGVTLSNINHLQDELKQVKGQEEVVQKGDDGLKQQDDSFQSAEEVESSVSLELITKELEAAKKELALIKDESFQYMSSMDIIRNELKHVTEETARLKKTEEKADLKVQSLNSKLVRAKSKLEAVAATEEKAKSTVASLSLTLEQLRAEAEASKKEKMLVTEDTATIKAEIQKTESEIDLTEEKLQAAMQELEAVKSSEALALEKLRSLIEATMQSRASASNHSSTITISRFEYEYLTGHAVGAEEIADKKVAAAQAWIEALKASEREILMKTDIAHRELRELRVEEEHGVSLPANKNVDSQNRQSLLLRSMKSNGSSTPSRRAKHHKSTSPAISEGGSTEFMIKKKRKAAPNLSKFFNGKKVEKDE, from the exons ATGGATAGGAAAAGGTATGAAGATAGACGAAGAATTGGGTCAGTTAAAACTGCTGTTAACATTTATGGAGAGATGATTTTGGATGGAAATTCTTCATTGAAGAAACCCCAGGAGGATTCTCCAGAG AAGCCTTCTTCAAGAGTAAAGCAGCTTCATAGGGCAAGAAGGGACAAGAATAGATACAAAGAAAGTAGAAAAACTGCAGAATCAGAGCTCTTCAGTTCAAGGGGAACAGATAAGGATCTGGCTTTTATGGTTGAGGAACCAAAATTTAAGGCTAAATCAAGGATGAGTGATATTGAGTCTTTAAGGAAAAATGGGTACCTTGAAAACAAGGCGTTGGATGTGGACAACAGGAGTCTTGCAAGTTATCGGTATGACGAAGTGATGAGAGAACTGCAAGTGGTGAAAAAAGAATTGAGTCAGCTTAAGCTTGATATGGAATCTGTTATGGCAGAGAAAGCAAGAGCAAAGAAGGAATTTGAAGACTCAAGCTTTACAATGTTGTCAAATGCTGCCTCTGCTGAAGCACTTAGCAAACAAATTGAGGCAGCTAATGAGGAACATGTGCTGGTTGAATTGGCTCAGATTGAGGCTCTGAAAGAAGTTGGAGAAACTGAAGCTCAAAGAGAGAAAGAAGCCGGTGAATTCTCGTTTAGGATGGaggaaacaaagaagaaaatgaagGACATAACTGAAGAGATTGATCAGTCCAAAGAGTTGGAAACCAAATTGGGTGTCACTTTGTCTAATATTAATCACTTGCAAGATGAACTAAAGCAAGTTAAGGGACAAGAGGAAGTGGTTCAGAAAGGTGATGATGGCTTGAAGCAACAAGATGATAGTTTCCAAAGTGCTGAAGAAGTGGAATCTTCGGTTTCCTTGGAGTTGATCACAAAAGAATTGGAGGCAGCTAAGAAAGAATTGGCTTTAATTAAAGATGAAAGTTTTCAGTATATGTCCTCCATGGATATCATAAGAAATGAGCTGAAACATGTTACAGAAGAAACGGCAAGGTTGAAGAAAACGGAAGAAAAGGCAGATTTGAAAGTTCAAAGCCTCAATTCAAAGCTGGTGAGAGCCAAATCCAAGTTGGAAGCAGTGGCTGCAACTGAAGAGAAGGCTAAATCAACTGTGGCTAGCCTTTCCCTTACACTTGAACAGCTAAGGGCAGAAGCAGAGGCATCAAAGAAAGAGAAGATGCTTGTTACAGAAGACACTGCAACTATTAAGGCAGAAATTCAGAAAACTGAGTCTGAAATAGATTTAACGGAGGAAAAATTGCAGGCAGCTATGCAAGAACTTGAGGCAGTTAAGTCATCAGAAGCTTTAGCTCTAGAAAAGTTAAGATCTCTGATAGAGGCTACAATGCAATCTAGAGCTTCAGCATCTAACCATAGTTCCACAATCACAATCTCAAGATTTGAGTACGAGTATTTAACTGGACATGCAGTTGGAGCTGAAGAGATCGCAGATAAAAAGGTTGCGGCAGCTCAGGCATGGATTGAAGCTTTGAAGGCTAGTGAGAGAGAGATATTGATGAAAACTGATATAGCTCATAGAGAGCTTAGAGAgttgagagtggaggaggagcATGGGGTATCACTTCCAGCAAACAAAAATGTGGATTCACAAAATAGGCAATCACTTTTGCTTAGGTCCATGAAAAGCAATGGCAGTTCAACCCCATCACGAAGAGCAAAGCACCATAAATCCACATCGCCTGCAATATCGGAGGGTGGATCAACTGAATTCATgattaagaagaaaagaaaggcgGCACCAAATTTATCCAAGTTCTTTAATGGCAAGAAAGTTGAGAAAGATGAGTAA